Part of the Sodalinema gerasimenkoae IPPAS B-353 genome is shown below.
TGGATGGACGACGACAGTGGAGCCGTGTTCCTAGCGGTGCTACGCAATCAGCAGGTTGCCCAACTCTCCTGCTTTGGAGTTCGCCCTGCCACCCCAGAATCCCAAGACAATCATCAACTCTGCGCTCAAGTGGAGATGGGGATGAGCTTAGAGGAAGTGCGACAGCGTCTGGGGTCCCCAGGGGAGATGGTTCCCACCGATAGTATGTTCTCAGAAGGACTCTTGTGGCAATGGGAAAATCCAGCTCGTCAGGAAGTGGCGATTCTGGCCTTCTCCAATTTTGATGCCTTGTCCGGGAAAACTTGCTTGGTGAGCCAAAGCGAGTCGGAGCAGAGTTTGCAAATTCCCGATTTTGTCGAACAGCCTAACTGGGTCGTCGAGGTTCCACAACGCTAAACTCTCGATACACTGAATAGGCAATTGATCGAAATCAGCTATTTCATGACCTCCAGCCAAGGACAACTTGCCCTCATTACCGGAGCCAGTAGCGGGATTGGTAAAGCCACCGCCCTGGCCTTTGCTGAAGCGGGGATTAATCTGGCCCTGCTCAGTCGCTCCCAGGATAAACTCGAACAGGTGGCGATCGCCGCCCGTAAGTTCGGCGTCACAGCCGATGTGTTTCCCTGTGACTTGCTCGAAGTCGAACAACTGCGCGATCGCTTCGCCACCCTGGCCCAGAAGTTAGGCAAAGTCGATATCCTCGTCAACAACGCCGGGATTGGCTATATCAACAGCCTTACCGACACCCCTCTAGCGGATTGGGAACGAGTCTTCCGCCTCAATGTCACCAGTGTTGTTGAGTCCACCTGCGGCATCCTCCCCACCATGCGAGCCAACGGCGGCGGCATCATCATCAATGTTTCCTCCATCGCCGGAAAACAGGCGTTTCCCAACTGGGGGGCCTATTCCGCTAGTAAATTTGCCATGATGGGCTTCTCCCAAACCCTCGCTGCCGAGGAACGAGAGCATGGCATTCGGGTTACCGCCATTTGTCCAGGGGCCGTCAACACCCCCATCTGGGACACGGAAACTATGGATAAAGCCGGGTTCGATCGCAACAGTATGCTCACCCCCGAAGCCGTTGCCCAAGCCATCCTACAAGCGGTACAACTCCCACAAGGAGCTGTGCTGGAGGAGGTGACGATTATGCCTAGTGGCGGTGCGTTCTAGGAGGCGTTCCTCGCCAACAACTGCCAGGCCAGTTGGGCCGCTCCCACCATCCCCGCCCGATTGCCCAACTCGGCCAGCCGCAGACTGAGTCCCTCCCGAGAACTGGGCAAGACTCGCCGTTGTAATTCGGCCTCGGTGGCCCCTAAAAATAAGGGAGCCGCCGCCGCAATGCCGCCCCCGAGGAGAATCGCCTCGGGGGTTAGTACATAAACTAAACTGGCTAAGCCGGCCCCCAAGCGTTGTCCATACTGTTGCCAATAGGCGATCGCCCCCCCATCCCCCGCCTCAGCTTTAGCGGCTAGCTCATGAGGCTCTAACCCCGTCTCGCGGCGAATCGCCTGGACTGAAGCATATTGTTCTAAGGACCCCTGATTGCCGCTATTACAGGGGGGACCCTGGGGATTGAGGGTAATCAACCCCAACTCTCCCGCCGTCCCGTTACGCCCCACAAAGAGCCGGCCATCGAGGATAATCGCTCCCCCCACCCCGGTTCCTAGGGTCAAGAGAATCAAATTCTGCACATCCCGGCCCGCACCAAGCCAGGCCTCTCCCAATCCGGCACAATTGGCGTCATTCGCCAAAATTGTCGGCCGTCCCGTCTGCTGTTCTAACACCTCAGCCACCGGCACATTCTGCCAACCAGCTAAGTTAATGGCCACCCGAGCAATACGTCCGGCGGCATCCGTGGGGCCCGGCGTTCCCAACCCCAGGGCCAGACTGGTTCCGGCGGGGTCGAGTTCTGCCACCGCTGCGGCGATCGCCCCTAACACCGCTTCAGGACTCGCCGGTTGCGGTGTGGCTACCTGTAACTGCCCTAAACAGTCTCCCTCACGGGTAAACTGTCCCAGTTTAATCGCGGTTCCGCCGAGATCAATACCAATGACGCTTGGGTGCATAGAAGGGGGCATAGCAGACTGAAAAACGATAGTTAGAACTCATCCGGGGGAGACGTGGTCTCCGTTGTCCCCAGGGTGTCCTTGACGGCTTCGCGAAATCCCAACACCACCACCAAGTTGGACAGGGTCAGGAAAAACTCAGCACTACCATGGAGCCAATCCACATTCGCGAGGCTTTCACCCAACTCCACCTGGGCATAAATCCCCGCTGGAATCGTCACCACAACGAACAACAGTAACAGATAGAAGCCAATCAGCGCCAAACGAGGCGTTTCGGGCGATCGCGTCAGAAAGTAGAGAAACCCCAAATAGGGAAATAGGGAAACAGCGAACAGCATATCCTTGAGTGTCATAACTCACCAACCCCTAAGGTTTTCTGTATTACGGGCTACAGACAGGGAGGATTCTCCCCTCTTACCCCGAAACCTAACATGGATCTTCCAACATGGATCTGCCGACGGCGATCGCCCAACTCAAGAAACCCAACAATTCCCGCCTAAATCAGACATACAAGCCATTCTCCCCAGCTTTCTCATAATCAGTCTGGATTTGTGTTAGGTTTTGGGATAGGATCATAAGTGTTAAGTTTCATTGCCGCCTCCGGTTCGGTCAAACCAGCCTGGTAGCGGGACGTCGAGGCTCGCCTCGGCAGAGAATAACAAATCGCCTAAGCGGCTGTCATGACTGGCAGCACCCCTTAGCATAAAGACATTAGAGGAGAAACATCAATGGCATTCACACTTCCTGAACTACCCTACGCTAAAGACGCACTAGCCCCCCATATTTCCGCGCAGACCCTAGAATTTCACCATGGCAAGCACCATGCTGGGTATGTCACAAAACTCAATGCTGCCATTGAAGGGAGTGATCTTGAGGGCAAATCCTTAGAAGATATCATCAAAGCCACCGCCGGCAATCCTGAGAAATCCGGCATCTTCAACAACGCCGCCCAAGTCTGGAACCACAGCTTCTACTGGCAGTGCATGAAACCCGGTGGTGGTGGCCAACCCGGCGGCGCACTCGCTGCAAAAATCAACACCCAATTCGGTGGCTTCGACAAACTGGTTGCTGAACTCAAAGCCGCTGGTGGCGGTCAGTTCGGCAGCGGTTGGGCTTGGCTGGTGCAAGATGGCGACAGCCTGAAAGTGGTCAAAACCCTCAACGCTGAGAACCCCATCACCCAAGGACTCAAGCCTCTTTTGACCATCGATGTTTGGGAACATGCCTACTATCTGGACTACCAAAACAAACGTCCTGACTACCTAGACACCTTCCTCAGCAGCCTCGTGAACTGGGACTTCGTCGCCAGCCAAATGAGCTAGACTCGGGCCAGTCAGCCTTAGCTTATCCTCGTTTCAATCCCGAAACGCCTCAGCCACGCCCTGCGTGGCTGTTTTTTTTCGCGGCGAGTCGTTAAGGTGACGTTAAACTGACAGAGATAGGATCTATGGATAGTCGTGACCTAGCACAATATATTGAAAGCGTCGATGGACTCCACAAACCCTGGCTTTTGGCGCAACTGCGCCTGAAAAAGTTACAAGAACGCCGTTCTCGACTCTCCGACGCCGATTATGTGGCAGAACTCGCCCAAATCCAAGACCAGTTAGCGCAATTGGGCGACTGGTGGGTCGGTCGAGAAGATGAGGTGTTTCGTCAAGGTCGTTAATCTAATCCTCAATCGGCGTCATACCGCCATCCTCGCGTCATCTATTTCCCGTCGTCTCTCCCCCAAACCTTCGACATGGCAAAGACAAAGAAACCCGTCTCAGATTCATCGAGCAAAACAACCAAAGCAAGTCCCGTTAAAGCCGAAGCCCTGCAACAGCCGCAAAACTACTTTAACCGGGAATTGAGCTGGCTGGAATTTAACTATCGGGTTCTTTATGAAGCCCTCGATGATCGGACTCCCCTGCTTGAACGACTCAAGTTTATGGCCATCGTCAGTATGAACTTAGACGAGTTCTTTATGGTGCGGGTGGCAGGACTCAAACAACAGGTCAAAGCCGAAGTTCGCAAACTCACCCCTGATGGCCGCAGTCCCCAAAAGCAACTGAATGACATCAGCGATCGCCTCCATCCCATCTTCGCCGAACAACATCAGCATTTTCAGATGACACTACGGCCCCTACTGGCCGAACAAGGGATTTATCTGCTCGACTATATCGACCTCAACCAAGAACAACGGGCCTACCTACAAACCTACTTCGAGGAGAAAATTTTTCCCGTCCTCACTCCCCTAGCAGTCGATCCCGGTCACCCCTTCCCCTTCATTTCTAACCTCAGTCTGAACTTAGCCGTCGTCGTCAAAGATCCTGAAATCGATCAAGAACACTTTGCCCGCGTTAAAGTCCCCAAAGTACTGCCCCGCTTTATTGAACTCCCCCATGACTCCGATGGCGACTCCAACCCCGAGGATATGACCTGGATTGGGGTTCCCCTAGAACAAGTCATCGCCCATAACCTAGAAGCCCTGTTCCCAGGGATGAACATCCAAGAATATCACCCCTTCCGCATTACTCGTAACGCCGATATTGCCGTTGAGGAAGACGAAGCCGACGACTTGCTGCTGGCCATTGAACAGGAACTGCGGAAACGACGTTGGGGTGGATCTGTGGTGCGGATGGAAGTCCCCTCAACCCTCTCCCCTGAAGTGCGAGATATGTTGATGCGGGAGTTATCCCTAAACCCGGAAGATGTCTATGAAGTAGAAGGCCTCCTAGGATTAGGGGATTTAATGTCCTTTATGGGACTCCCGAGACCCGAACTTAAAGACGTTCCCTGGACACCTGTGATTCCTGCTCGCTTGCGGCGCTTTAGTGATGTGGATTTTGACTTCAGTCAATCAGGGAATGACGGGGATGGCGACCTATTTACAGAAATTCGGGAACGGGGCGATGTCCTCTTTCATCATCCCTATCACTCCTTTACAGCTACTGTTCAGCATTTTATTACCACCGCTGCCCACGACCCCAATGTCTTAGCCATCAAAATGACCCTCTATCGTACCTCCGGGGACTCACCGATTATTCATTCCCTGATTGATGCGGCGGAAAATGGCAAGCAAGTGGCTGTTTTAGTAGAACTCAAGGCCCGATTTGATGAGGAAAATAATATCCTCTGGGCTAGAAAGTTAGAACAGGCTGGGGTTCACGTGGTGTATGGACTGGTGGGCCTCAAAACCCATACCAAAATTTCCATGGTGGTACGCCAGGAGAAACAGCATATCCGTCGCTACGTCCATATTGGAACAGGGAATTACAACCCCAAAACCGCCAAACTTTATACAGACTTGGGGATTCTCACCTGTAACGATGCCATTGGTGCAGACTTAACAGATTTGTTTAACCACCTCACCGGCTACTCTCGCCAGCGGTCCTATCGTAAGCTCTTGGTGGCCCCGGTGAATATGCGCGATCGCATGGAGGCTCTGATTCGCCAGGAAATTAATCATGCTAAACAGGGCGGGACTGGACGCATTGTGGCTAAAATGAATGCCCTCGTCGACCCGAGTTTGATTGCGACGCTTTATGAAGCGTCTCAGGTGGGGGTGCAAATTGATCTAATCGTCCGAGGGATTTGTTGTCTGCGCCCTGGTATTGAGGGATTGAGCGAGAATATCCGCGTCATTAGTGTAATTGGGCGCTTTTTAGAACATTCACGCATCTTTTACTTCTATAATGAGGGACAAGAGCAGGTGTTTATCGGCAGTGCGGACTGGATGCCCCGAAACTTAAATCGCCGAGTTGAGGCGGTGGTTCCGGTGGAAAATCCCGTCATTGCCAAGGACTTACAAGAAATCCTCGGCATTATGCTCTCGGATAATCGTCAGGCTTGGGAACTACAGCCAGATGGCTCGTACCGTCAACGCCGTCCTAGCGAGGATGGGGTGGCTCAAGGCTCTCATGAGATTCTCATGCAGATGGCAAGGACTAATTAAGACGTAACGGATGAACAAGCAACGGCGGCAAACCCGGACAGCCATCGGGTGCAGATTCGCTAATCCCAACTCAGTCAGATGACGATTCAATTTGGGCGAGAGATCTGTGGCGACCTGGAGCAGGCGCAACAACGAGAATGGTTAGTCACCAATGGGATTGGTGGGTATGCTTGTGGCACGGTGGCGGGCCTGCTGACACGACAATATCACGGGGTGTTGGTGGCGGCGATGGAGCCGCCTTGTTGCCGACAGCTGCGGGTGGTGAAGCTGGATGAGACGGTTCAGTTGGGGGGCAAGTCTTATCCCCTCTATACCAATCGCTGGGCTGATGGAACGGTGGCCCCTCGGGGCTACTATTATCTGGAGCAGTTTCGTTTAGTCGGTCGTACTCCGGTTTGGATGTATGCCTGTGGGGAGGCCCGCCTGGAAAAATCCATTTGGATGGAATGGGGGCAGAATACGACCTATGTGCGTTATCGTCTGCTGCGGGGGGAGCGATCGCTGGAGTTGTCGATTAAAGCCCTGGTGAACGATCGCAGTCATCATGGGGGCATTACGGGGGAAAATTGGGAGATTGACCCCTGTCCTCAGGGGGTGAAGTTATCCTGTGAGGGGGGCGTTCCTTGCTATATTTTGGGCGATCGCGGTTTAGTGACGCAACGCTACAACTGGTATGCTGGCTTCGATTTGGCCCGAGAACGCGATCGCGGCAGTGGGGACTATGAAGACCACCTCCATGGAGCCACCCTAAAGGCGACCTTAGAGCCTGGGGATTCCTTTACGGTGGCCGTCAGTACCGTTGCTCTCCCCAATTTGGATGTGGCGGCGGCCTGGGAACGGTATCAGGACCGAGAGCAGGGACTTTTGGCCACCTGGGAGAGGAGTGAGCCGAGACCTCAGTTCCCCGCCTCTGAGAAGGCTCCT
Proteins encoded:
- a CDS encoding SDR family oxidoreductase; this translates as MTSSQGQLALITGASSGIGKATALAFAEAGINLALLSRSQDKLEQVAIAARKFGVTADVFPCDLLEVEQLRDRFATLAQKLGKVDILVNNAGIGYINSLTDTPLADWERVFRLNVTSVVESTCGILPTMRANGGGIIINVSSIAGKQAFPNWGAYSASKFAMMGFSQTLAAEEREHGIRVTAICPGAVNTPIWDTETMDKAGFDRNSMLTPEAVAQAILQAVQLPQGAVLEEVTIMPSGGAF
- a CDS encoding ROK family protein, giving the protein MHPSVIGIDLGGTAIKLGQFTREGDCLGQLQVATPQPASPEAVLGAIAAAVAELDPAGTSLALGLGTPGPTDAAGRIARVAINLAGWQNVPVAEVLEQQTGRPTILANDANCAGLGEAWLGAGRDVQNLILLTLGTGVGGAIILDGRLFVGRNGTAGELGLITLNPQGPPCNSGNQGSLEQYASVQAIRRETGLEPHELAAKAEAGDGGAIAYWQQYGQRLGAGLASLVYVLTPEAILLGGGIAAAAPLFLGATEAELQRRVLPSSREGLSLRLAELGNRAGMVGAAQLAWQLLARNAS
- a CDS encoding DUF3593 domain-containing protein, with product MTLKDMLFAVSLFPYLGFLYFLTRSPETPRLALIGFYLLLLFVVVTIPAGIYAQVELGESLANVDWLHGSAEFFLTLSNLVVVLGFREAVKDTLGTTETTSPPDEF
- a CDS encoding superoxide dismutase → MAFTLPELPYAKDALAPHISAQTLEFHHGKHHAGYVTKLNAAIEGSDLEGKSLEDIIKATAGNPEKSGIFNNAAQVWNHSFYWQCMKPGGGGQPGGALAAKINTQFGGFDKLVAELKAAGGGQFGSGWAWLVQDGDSLKVVKTLNAENPITQGLKPLLTIDVWEHAYYLDYQNKRPDYLDTFLSSLVNWDFVASQMS
- the ppk1 gene encoding polyphosphate kinase 1, with translation MAKTKKPVSDSSSKTTKASPVKAEALQQPQNYFNRELSWLEFNYRVLYEALDDRTPLLERLKFMAIVSMNLDEFFMVRVAGLKQQVKAEVRKLTPDGRSPQKQLNDISDRLHPIFAEQHQHFQMTLRPLLAEQGIYLLDYIDLNQEQRAYLQTYFEEKIFPVLTPLAVDPGHPFPFISNLSLNLAVVVKDPEIDQEHFARVKVPKVLPRFIELPHDSDGDSNPEDMTWIGVPLEQVIAHNLEALFPGMNIQEYHPFRITRNADIAVEEDEADDLLLAIEQELRKRRWGGSVVRMEVPSTLSPEVRDMLMRELSLNPEDVYEVEGLLGLGDLMSFMGLPRPELKDVPWTPVIPARLRRFSDVDFDFSQSGNDGDGDLFTEIRERGDVLFHHPYHSFTATVQHFITTAAHDPNVLAIKMTLYRTSGDSPIIHSLIDAAENGKQVAVLVELKARFDEENNILWARKLEQAGVHVVYGLVGLKTHTKISMVVRQEKQHIRRYVHIGTGNYNPKTAKLYTDLGILTCNDAIGADLTDLFNHLTGYSRQRSYRKLLVAPVNMRDRMEALIRQEINHAKQGGTGRIVAKMNALVDPSLIATLYEASQVGVQIDLIVRGICCLRPGIEGLSENIRVISVIGRFLEHSRIFYFYNEGQEQVFIGSADWMPRNLNRRVEAVVPVENPVIAKDLQEILGIMLSDNRQAWELQPDGSYRQRRPSEDGVAQGSHEILMQMARTN